One part of the Solea solea chromosome 1, fSolSol10.1, whole genome shotgun sequence genome encodes these proteins:
- the ccl20b gene encoding C-C motif chemokine 20b, with protein MTSNSSNSNMRVMAALCTIVILSTFIRSTQSTGNCCLMYTKRPLSCRRLLDYTVQTINTSCDINAIIFHRPGRFVCADPSKRWTQRAMKCVDDMKKRIAQITKEKILQ; from the exons ATGacaagcaacagcagcaacagcaacatgcGTGTCATGGCAGCCCTGTGCACCATCGTCATCCTCAGCACCTTCATCCGCAGCACACAGTCCACAG GAAATTGCTGCTTGATGTACACCAAGCGCCCCTTGTCGTGCAGACGGTTGCTGGATTACACCGTCCAGACCATAAACACGTCGTGCGACATCAACGCCATCAT CTTCCACCGTCCGGGGAGGTTTGTGTGCGCTGACCCTTCAAAGAGATGGACTCAGAGAGCAATGAAGTGTGTGGA TGACATGAAGAAAAGAATAGCTCAGATCACCAAGGAGAAAATACTACAATAA